The Aequorivita sublithincola DSM 14238 genome window below encodes:
- a CDS encoding FMN-binding glutamate synthase family protein, translating to MRTNFYIFSTLSLLITFGLAFFLSANWYVLFAIVLALTILGYYDTFQKRHTIMRNYPVLGRLRYVLEELRPKMYQYFIESDIDGRPFNRIDRSTVYQRAKAVRDTIPFGTQLDVYAEGYEWICHSIAPKAFNTLNHDPRIMIGNKGCSQPYSSSILNISAMSFGSLSAAAVEALNGGAKIGNFAQNTGEGGLSDYHLKHGGDVIWQIGTGYFGCRDEAGDFSPELFSEKAKHPHVKMIELKISQGAKPGHGGILPAEKNSVEIAKIRNIQPHTKVESPPYHSAFSTPMEMVQFIQKLRDLSGGKPVGFKLCIGYKSEFISICQAMVELDIYPDYIAVDGGEGGTGAAPPEFSNYVGAPLIDGLDFVHNILRGMGIRHHIKIIAAGKITSAFHVARAIALGADGCNQARAMMLALGCIQALLCNTNKCPTGITTQDPKLTVGLVPEDKKVRVAQYHEKTIKNFVEILGASGLDEMKNLTRSHIYRRTSLNEMITYEELFPSIKPGSMLEGVIPEKYKMDFAYANKTRWGVHPLEANSCTY from the coding sequence ATGCGTACTAATTTTTATATTTTTTCAACGCTTTCATTGTTGATCACATTTGGTTTAGCCTTTTTTTTAAGCGCTAACTGGTATGTGCTGTTTGCAATAGTATTAGCCCTAACTATTTTGGGATATTACGATACCTTTCAAAAACGACACACCATTATGCGGAATTATCCCGTATTGGGCAGACTGCGTTATGTGCTGGAAGAACTACGCCCAAAAATGTATCAGTATTTTATTGAATCTGATATTGATGGCCGTCCGTTTAATAGGATAGATCGCTCCACGGTTTACCAAAGAGCAAAGGCAGTACGCGACACCATTCCCTTTGGAACCCAACTGGATGTTTATGCCGAAGGTTACGAATGGATCTGCCATTCCATAGCACCAAAGGCTTTTAATACATTAAATCACGACCCTCGGATTATGATAGGAAATAAGGGATGTTCACAACCTTATTCCTCCAGTATATTGAATATTTCAGCAATGAGTTTTGGATCTCTTAGCGCAGCAGCGGTAGAGGCCTTAAATGGAGGCGCAAAAATTGGAAATTTTGCTCAAAATACAGGTGAAGGAGGTTTGAGTGACTATCACTTAAAACATGGGGGCGATGTAATTTGGCAAATTGGTACAGGGTATTTTGGATGTCGTGATGAAGCAGGAGACTTCAGTCCAGAACTATTTTCTGAAAAGGCGAAACATCCTCACGTAAAAATGATTGAGCTTAAAATTTCCCAAGGCGCAAAACCCGGCCATGGTGGAATCCTACCAGCCGAAAAAAACTCCGTGGAAATTGCGAAAATAAGAAATATTCAACCACATACTAAAGTGGAGTCACCGCCTTATCACTCCGCTTTTAGCACTCCTATGGAGATGGTACAGTTCATTCAGAAACTTCGAGACCTATCTGGAGGAAAACCGGTTGGCTTTAAATTGTGTATCGGTTATAAAAGTGAATTTATTTCTATCTGCCAAGCAATGGTAGAACTAGATATTTATCCAGACTATATTGCTGTAGATGGTGGTGAAGGAGGAACAGGAGCCGCTCCACCAGAATTCAGTAATTATGTAGGTGCCCCGTTGATTGACGGTCTTGATTTTGTGCATAATATTCTTAGAGGAATGGGCATCCGCCATCATATTAAAATTATTGCGGCTGGTAAAATCACTTCTGCTTTTCACGTAGCTCGTGCTATAGCTTTGGGTGCTGATGGTTGTAATCAAGCCCGCGCTATGATGCTCGCCTTGGGATGTATTCAAGCATTATTATGCAACACAAATAAATGCCCTACAGGAATCACAACCCAAGATCCTAAACTAACTGTAGGTCTTGTTCCCGAAGATAAAAAGGTTCGTGTTGCGCAATATCACGAAAAAACAATTAAAAATTTCGTAGAAATTCTAGGAGCTAGTGGTTTGGATGAAATGAAAAATTTAACGCGCTCTCATATTTATCGCCGAACTTCCCTAAATGAAATGATTACTTATGAAGAACTTTTTCCATCCATAAAACCAGGATCAATGTTGGAGGGGGTAATACCAGAAAAGTATAAAATGGATTTTGCTTATGCAAATAAAACACGTTGGGGAGTCCATCCATTGGAAGCAAATAGTTGTACTTATTAA
- a CDS encoding T9SS type A sorting domain-containing protein, translating into MKTQIILFVLLLCAIRAFSQDPAILWQKTIGGSGTDFSTVLEPTSDGGFIIGGYSTSNISGEKTENSNGGTDIWIVKIDDSGNIMWQNTIGGSGEDFLISVKQTSDGGYIVGSSSDSNISGDKTENSRGDFDYWILKLNSSGAIVWQKTYGGAQPEFDTYVVPTTDGGYFVSGYSDSDISGDKTVPTKGQRDYWPMKLDSSGAIVWQKSIGGSLVDRPQVGFQTADGGFIIGGSSTSGISGDKTEISRGESDNWIVRLDSNGNIQWNKTFGGSDKDAFRNMAQTADGGYLLGGYSKSNISGDKTENSQGDYDYWILKLDGSGNLVWQNTIGGSGIDYARDVKQLADGTYMIAGYSNSNISGDKTENSNGGYDYWLVKLNAAGDILSQNSIGGSADESGPYILPTADGNFIMFCSSDSNISGDKSENSRGLDDYWVFKTTSAILGVSKNNFGTSITAYPNPNNGRFTINLGESFSESKVTILNMLGQVVSISTYKNTQNLDVEIIGAAGLYLATVTTMDGKKATIKITKY; encoded by the coding sequence ATGAAAACTCAAATTATCTTATTCGTATTATTACTATGCGCCATACGCGCCTTTTCACAAGACCCCGCCATTCTTTGGCAAAAAACCATTGGTGGTAGCGGTACCGATTTCTCCACAGTCTTAGAACCTACCTCAGATGGAGGCTTCATCATCGGAGGCTATTCAACAAGCAATATTTCCGGCGAAAAAACTGAAAATAGCAACGGCGGTACAGACATATGGATCGTGAAAATTGACGATTCTGGCAATATTATGTGGCAAAATACCATTGGCGGCAGCGGGGAAGACTTTTTAATCTCTGTAAAACAAACTTCCGATGGTGGATACATTGTGGGCTCAAGTTCAGATTCCAACATTTCTGGGGATAAAACCGAAAACTCTCGCGGCGATTTCGATTACTGGATATTGAAATTAAATAGTTCTGGAGCTATCGTTTGGCAAAAAACCTACGGCGGCGCCCAACCTGAATTTGACACCTACGTGGTCCCAACCACAGATGGCGGTTATTTTGTAAGTGGATATTCAGATAGCGATATAAGCGGCGATAAAACAGTCCCCACAAAAGGACAGCGTGATTATTGGCCCATGAAATTAGACAGTTCGGGTGCTATCGTTTGGCAAAAAAGTATTGGTGGAAGCTTAGTAGACCGTCCTCAAGTAGGATTCCAAACTGCAGATGGCGGGTTTATTATTGGTGGTTCTTCAACTTCAGGGATTTCTGGAGATAAAACGGAAATAAGCAGAGGCGAAAGCGACAACTGGATAGTAAGACTGGATTCCAACGGTAATATACAATGGAACAAAACCTTTGGCGGCAGCGATAAAGACGCGTTCCGTAATATGGCACAAACCGCAGATGGCGGATATCTTTTGGGTGGCTATTCAAAATCAAATATCTCTGGCGATAAAACCGAAAATTCTCAGGGCGATTACGACTACTGGATATTGAAACTGGACGGTAGTGGCAACTTGGTATGGCAAAACACCATTGGCGGTAGCGGCATAGACTATGCGCGCGATGTAAAACAACTCGCAGATGGCACCTATATGATCGCCGGCTATAGCAACAGTAACATTTCTGGCGACAAAACCGAAAACAGCAATGGCGGTTACGATTATTGGCTGGTAAAACTAAATGCAGCTGGAGATATTCTTTCTCAAAATTCCATAGGAGGTTCTGCCGATGAAAGCGGTCCATACATCCTTCCAACCGCTGATGGTAATTTCATAATGTTTTGTTCTTCAGATTCAAATATCTCTGGTGATAAAAGCGAGAACAGCAGAGGCTTGGATGATTATTGGGTGTTCAAAACCACCTCAGCAATTCTAGGAGTTTCAAAAAATAATTTTGGCACATCAATTACCGCATATCCAAATCCAAACAACGGTAGATTCACTATAAATCTTGGAGAAAGCTTTTCTGAAAGCAAAGTTACCATTCTAAATATGTTGGGGCAAGTTGTTTCAATTTCAACTTATAAAAACACACAAAATCTAGATGTTGAAATTATTGGGGCAGCAGGACTTTATTTAGCTACAGTAACAACTATGGATGGAAAAAAAGCAACAATTAAAATAACCAAATATTAA
- a CDS encoding T9SS type A sorting domain-containing protein: MKTQIILFVLLLCAIRAFSQDPAIIWQKTIGGSDTDFSTAFETTSDGGYIIGGYSTSNISGEKTENSNGAIDIWIVKLDASGNIMWQNTIGGSGDDYLISIKQTSDGGYIVGAGSDSDISGDKTENSRGGLDYWILKLNASGNIVWQKTYGGNQPEFDNYVVQTPDGGYFVGGYSDSEVSGDKTDPTNGQRDFWALKLDSSGAIVWQNSIGGSLVDRPSAAFQTNDGGFIIGGFSNSPASGDKTENTRGGNDYWIVKLDSSGNVQWDKTYGGNDSDVLRNMVQTADGGYLVGGYSKSNISGDKTENSQGDYDQWILKLNGSGNIVWQNTIGGSGIDYPRDVMQISDGTYVIASWSNSNISGDKTENSNGGYDYWLVSLNTSGGIISQNSIGGSADESGTYILPTNDGNYIMFCSSDSNISGDKSENSRGLDDYWVFKTTPAILGVAKNTFGPSLSAYPNPTNGRITIKLGESFSAINVIINNMLGQVVSSTNYQNTNTLDVEINGAAGIYLATVKTNDGKQATIKITKQ; encoded by the coding sequence ATGAAAACTCAAATTATCTTATTCGTATTATTACTATGCGCCATACGCGCCTTTTCACAAGACCCCGCCATTATTTGGCAAAAAACCATCGGTGGCAGCGATACCGATTTTTCCACTGCTTTTGAAACTACTTCAGACGGAGGATACATCATCGGGGGCTATTCCACCAGCAACATTTCTGGCGAGAAGACCGAAAACAGCAACGGTGCCATCGACATTTGGATCGTTAAGCTTGACGCTTCCGGCAACATTATGTGGCAAAACACCATTGGCGGGAGCGGGGACGATTATCTAATCTCTATAAAACAAACTTCAGATGGTGGTTATATAGTAGGTGCAGGATCAGACTCAGATATTTCGGGCGACAAAACCGAAAATTCTCGTGGCGGCTTAGATTACTGGATATTAAAACTGAATGCTTCTGGTAACATTGTCTGGCAAAAAACCTACGGTGGCAATCAACCCGAATTTGACAATTACGTGGTTCAAACCCCAGATGGAGGCTACTTTGTAGGTGGCTATTCCGACAGTGAAGTTAGTGGAGACAAAACCGACCCAACAAACGGTCAGCGCGATTTTTGGGCGCTTAAACTGGACAGCAGCGGTGCCATTGTATGGCAAAACAGTATCGGCGGTAGTTTGGTAGACCGTCCGTCAGCGGCTTTTCAAACCAATGATGGTGGGTTTATAATAGGAGGATTTTCAAATTCGCCAGCCTCGGGAGACAAAACTGAAAATACCCGTGGTGGCAACGATTACTGGATCGTAAAACTTGACAGTAGCGGAAATGTGCAATGGGACAAAACCTATGGCGGCAATGATAGTGATGTACTTCGTAATATGGTACAAACAGCAGACGGTGGCTACTTAGTGGGCGGCTATTCAAAATCAAACATCTCTGGCGACAAAACTGAAAACTCACAGGGTGATTATGATCAATGGATATTAAAATTGAACGGCAGTGGAAACATCGTGTGGCAAAATACCATTGGCGGTAGCGGTATAGACTATCCCCGGGATGTGATGCAAATTTCTGATGGTACATATGTTATTGCCAGTTGGAGCAACAGCAACATTTCTGGCGACAAAACCGAAAACAGCAATGGTGGTTATGATTATTGGTTGGTAAGCTTAAATACTTCTGGCGGTATTATTTCCCAAAATTCCATTGGCGGTTCTGCCGATGAAAGCGGCACATATATTCTTCCAACGAATGACGGCAATTATATTATGTTCTGTTCCTCAGATTCCAATATTTCAGGCGATAAAAGTGAAAATAGTAGAGGCTTGGATGATTACTGGGTGTTTAAAACTACTCCAGCAATTCTTGGAGTTGCTAAAAATACTTTTGGGCCATCACTAAGTGCTTATCCAAATCCGACTAATGGTAGAATCACCATAAAGCTGGGCGAAAGTTTTTCAGCAATAAATGTCATCATCAATAATATGCTTGGTCAAGTTGTTTCATCTACAAACTACCAAAACACAAACACGCTTGATGTGGAAATTAACGGTGCCGCAGGTATTTATCTTGCAACCGTTAAAACTAATGACGGAAAACAAGCGACCATTAAAATAACGAAACAGTAA
- a CDS encoding T9SS type A sorting domain-containing protein, which produces MKTLITLFALLLGIFTAFSQDPSIIWQKTIGGSDADFVNAFEATPDGGYIIGGFSTSNISGDKTENSNGQIDLWFVKIDNSGNIMWQNTIGGSGDDFLLTIKTTDDGGYIVGASSDSNISGDKTENSRGGLDYWILKLDASGNIIWQKTYGGAQPEFDDRVSQTPDGGYFVGGYSDSGISGDKTEASNGQRDYWALKLDSDGNIVWQNGIGGSLVDRPQAAFQTSDGGYMIGGLSTSGISGDRTEPSRGDSDNWIVKLDSGGNVQWDKAYGGSDSDVLRDMIQTADGGFLIASYSKSNISGEKTENSQGDYDYWILKLDVSGNIVWQNTIGGSGIDYPRDIKQLADGTYMISGYSDSNLSGDKTENSNGGYDYWLVKLDASGNILSQNSIGGSADESTPYLLPTADGNFIMACSSDSNISGDKSENSKGMDDYWVFKTTPAILGISKNTFATSISAFPNPTNGRFTIKLGESLSETNVTINNMLGQVVSSTNYKNTNTLDVEINGAAGIYLATVKTNDGKQATIKITKQ; this is translated from the coding sequence ATGAAAACTCTAATTACCCTTTTCGCATTATTATTAGGCATTTTTACAGCCTTTTCCCAAGATCCCTCTATCATCTGGCAAAAAACCATCGGTGGCAGCGATGCTGATTTCGTAAATGCTTTCGAGGCTACTCCAGATGGTGGCTATATTATTGGAGGTTTCTCCACTAGCAACATTTCTGGTGACAAGACCGAAAATTCAAACGGACAGATAGATCTCTGGTTCGTTAAAATTGACAATTCCGGTAATATTATGTGGCAGAATACCATTGGTGGTAGCGGCGACGATTTTCTTCTTACCATAAAAACAACGGATGATGGTGGTTATATTGTTGGCGCAAGCTCAGATTCCAATATCTCTGGCGACAAAACCGAAAATTCTCGTGGCGGACTTGATTATTGGATTCTGAAACTCGATGCTTCGGGCAATATTATTTGGCAAAAAACCTATGGCGGCGCTCAACCTGAATTTGACGATCGCGTTTCACAAACTCCAGATGGAGGTTATTTTGTGGGCGGCTATTCCGACTCTGGTATTTCTGGGGATAAAACCGAAGCCAGTAACGGCCAACGCGATTATTGGGCACTAAAACTGGACAGTGACGGGAATATAGTTTGGCAAAACGGTATTGGAGGCAGTTTGGTAGATAGACCACAAGCTGCATTTCAGACATCAGATGGTGGCTATATGATTGGTGGACTTTCTACTTCTGGTATTTCTGGCGACAGAACAGAACCTAGCAGAGGCGATTCCGACAATTGGATCGTAAAACTAGACAGCGGAGGTAACGTTCAATGGGACAAAGCTTATGGCGGCAGCGATAGCGATGTTCTGCGCGATATGATACAAACAGCAGACGGAGGTTTTTTGATAGCCAGTTATTCTAAATCTAACATTTCTGGTGAAAAAACAGAAAACTCACAGGGAGATTATGATTACTGGATTTTAAAATTGGACGTAAGCGGAAACATTGTTTGGCAAAACACTATTGGCGGCAGCGGAATAGATTATCCGCGCGATATAAAACAACTTGCCGATGGCACTTATATGATTTCCGGTTATTCTGACTCCAACTTAAGTGGCGACAAGACTGAAAATAGCAACGGCGGCTATGACTATTGGTTGGTTAAACTGGATGCTTCCGGAAACATACTATCACAAAACTCCATTGGAGGTTCTGCAGACGAATCTACTCCCTATCTCCTTCCAACTGCAGATGGTAATTTTATTATGGCGTGTTCTTCAGATAGTAATATTTCAGGCGATAAAAGCGAAAATAGTAAAGGAATGGATGACTATTGGGTATTCAAAACAACACCTGCAATTCTGGGCATTTCAAAAAATACATTTGCAACTTCAATTAGCGCTTTTCCAAACCCGACAAATGGCAGATTCACAATAAAACTAGGCGAAAGTTTATCAGAAACAAATGTCACCATCAATAATATGCTCGGCCAAGTTGTTTCGTCTACAAACTATAAAAACACAAACACGCTTGATGTGGAAATTAACGGTGCCGCAGGTATCTATCTTGCAACCGTTAAAACTAATGACGGAAAACAAGCGACCATTAAAATAACGAAACAGTAA
- a CDS encoding T9SS type A sorting domain-containing protein, whose amino-acid sequence MMKQLLFFSILSILCLTISAQERTTLSFIVFTGNGDGTTWHDPNNWNPPQVPNNYFNATIPTGMTVTNEGTVIFINGTINGGGTLINNSVFSFSGVAALSRGTSNISIINNATLLSEVPNNPTVISGGTTITNTATGTITFDGLGMNSDSIDDKIINNGGVIRSITSFSLSVLTIIENNNGTISVENGNLDFHTGLSPSANTLNGGTYNVVAGSKLTLGNFTLGGTFSGQVDGAFGLQGYNFIIDGTLINEIGGNGLTFYFGNISGGGTLINNSKFNVTNDGGGLGKTIENLEIINNGEFNSVLSANNTSWNLWNGSHIINEAAGVLNLGLGFNGNTGAETLENYGTVVTTNNVGLGVNFINSGLFNYGSHNFSFAIGSVLVNNTIDGTFLGTGTLNLNIVQPLINNGIFKSGPGANKMFIYNGYRQDGDARLVVDINGNTPETEYDIIQADNGGSFDMNGTIVVDLGFAPVLEDEFTVLYSVNRAVVCNLPATVTAYYDSHVYTFDVICGGNSVTLKVSNIVLGTEENSLSNVKLFPNPTNGNFTLEMGREYTDVTVQIYNMLGQLISSEKYASAKTITQEIDASTGIYFVKVNTAKEGSNTFRIIKQ is encoded by the coding sequence ATGATGAAACAATTACTATTTTTTTCGATTTTGAGCATTCTTTGCTTAACTATTTCAGCACAAGAAAGAACTACTTTATCATTTATTGTATTTACCGGTAATGGCGATGGAACAACTTGGCATGACCCGAATAATTGGAACCCACCTCAAGTGCCGAATAATTACTTTAATGCTACAATTCCCACAGGAATGACAGTAACAAATGAAGGAACTGTCATTTTTATTAACGGTACTATCAATGGTGGAGGAACACTTATTAACAATTCAGTATTTTCCTTTTCTGGTGTTGCGGCTCTTAGTAGAGGAACGTCCAATATTTCTATAATTAACAATGCCACATTGTTAAGCGAGGTGCCTAATAACCCTACAGTAATATCTGGTGGAACTACCATTACAAATACTGCCACGGGCACAATTACATTTGATGGTTTGGGAATGAACTCAGACTCTATTGATGACAAAATAATAAACAATGGTGGAGTTATAAGAAGTATAACTTCCTTCAGTCTTTCTGTACTTACAATCATAGAAAACAACAACGGAACCATAAGTGTAGAAAATGGTAACTTAGATTTTCATACTGGTCTTAGCCCTTCGGCAAATACCCTTAATGGCGGCACCTATAATGTGGTTGCAGGATCAAAACTGACTCTAGGTAATTTTACCTTGGGAGGCACTTTTAGTGGCCAAGTAGATGGAGCTTTTGGTTTGCAAGGATACAATTTTATTATTGACGGTACTTTAATAAATGAAATAGGCGGAAATGGATTAACTTTTTATTTCGGAAACATTTCCGGAGGTGGAACGCTTATAAACAACTCCAAATTCAACGTTACCAATGATGGCGGCGGCCTGGGCAAAACGATTGAAAATTTAGAGATCATTAACAATGGAGAATTCAATAGCGTATTATCCGCAAATAATACATCTTGGAATTTATGGAACGGTTCTCACATTATAAACGAAGCCGCTGGTGTTCTCAATCTCGGCTTAGGTTTTAATGGGAATACGGGTGCAGAAACACTAGAAAACTATGGCACTGTAGTGACCACAAATAATGTAGGCTTGGGAGTGAATTTCATAAATAGTGGTCTGTTTAATTACGGATCTCATAATTTTAGTTTTGCCATTGGTAGCGTTCTAGTCAACAATACCATCGATGGAACTTTTTTGGGGACTGGAACGCTAAATTTAAACATTGTTCAGCCTCTAATCAACAACGGGATATTTAAGTCCGGCCCTGGAGCAAACAAAATGTTTATTTACAATGGTTACAGGCAAGACGGAGACGCGAGACTTGTAGTGGATATAAACGGAAATACTCCTGAAACCGAATATGATATAATACAGGCAGACAATGGAGGTTCATTTGATATGAATGGCACCATAGTGGTAGATCTTGGCTTCGCACCAGTCTTGGAAGATGAATTTACAGTGTTATATTCTGTCAACCGTGCTGTAGTTTGCAATTTACCAGCAACTGTTACTGCGTATTATGATTCCCACGTTTATACTTTCGACGTAATTTGTGGAGGGAATAGTGTTACGCTAAAAGTAAGCAACATCGTTTTGGGCACGGAAGAAAATAGCTTGAGCAATGTAAAGCTATTTCCAAATCCAACAAACGGCAATTTCACGTTAGAAATGGGTAGGGAATATACAGATGTTACTGTTCAGATTTACAATATGCTCGGTCAACTTATTTCTTCGGAAAAATACGCTTCGGCAAAAACAATAACACAAGAAATAGATGCTTCCACAGGAATATATTTCGTAAAAGTAAACACTGCTAAAGAAGGGTCTAATACTTTTAGGATTATAAAACAATGA
- a CDS encoding T9SS type A sorting domain-containing protein, whose product MKKIYILFSLTLLVVNGNITNAQTTDVITGLTYPSGINFNGNDLYICDNAERILKIDVTDSNPVPIEVINGLGNPSEFILNGNDLYIAEYSDGKISKIDITDTNPVAIEIVSGLNQPSGLALNGNILYIAESNGNLISKIDITDTNPIVTPVFTGFLRFLDLVLNGNDLYFTAVDSGLIAKIDITDTNPVATIVVSNLQGPYQMALHGNTMYFAELNGSKISQIDITATNPVATEVVAGLSSPYGLAINGNELFISEFLAGKISKIAIPPLSINDFNTNSIKVYPNPATNFIQISGLDKAENYKIYNVLGAEISNGNVSKTENISVENLANGLYFLKFEKGNAIKFTKN is encoded by the coding sequence ATGAAAAAGATTTACATTTTATTTTCGCTAACCCTTTTAGTTGTGAATGGGAACATAACAAATGCTCAAACCACGGATGTAATTACGGGACTTACCTACCCATCTGGTATAAACTTTAATGGAAACGACCTGTACATTTGTGATAATGCCGAACGAATTTTAAAAATAGATGTAACTGATAGCAATCCAGTGCCTATAGAAGTTATTAATGGACTTGGCAATCCTTCTGAATTCATCTTAAATGGAAATGACCTTTATATTGCGGAATATTCTGATGGAAAAATTTCTAAAATAGACATTACCGATACTAATCCAGTAGCCATAGAGATTGTTTCAGGGCTTAACCAACCCAGTGGATTAGCTTTAAATGGAAATATTTTATACATCGCTGAATCTAATGGCAATTTGATTTCTAAAATAGATATAACCGATACAAACCCCATAGTTACTCCTGTTTTCACGGGTTTCTTAAGATTTCTTGATTTAGTACTAAATGGAAACGATTTGTACTTCACTGCAGTTGATTCCGGTTTAATTGCTAAAATAGATATCACGGACACCAATCCTGTAGCTACAATTGTTGTAAGCAATCTACAGGGGCCTTATCAAATGGCCCTACATGGAAACACAATGTATTTCGCAGAGCTAAATGGCAGCAAGATCTCCCAAATTGATATAACTGCCACCAATCCCGTAGCTACAGAGGTGGTTGCTGGCCTTTCTTCTCCTTATGGATTGGCAATAAATGGAAACGAATTGTTTATTTCTGAATTTCTTGCAGGAAAGATTTCCAAAATTGCAATTCCCCCATTAAGCATAAATGATTTCAACACGAATTCTATAAAAGTTTATCCAAATCCGGCTACTAATTTTATCCAGATTTCCGGTCTGGATAAGGCAGAGAATTATAAAATTTATAATGTTTTGGGTGCTGAAATAAGTAATGGAAATGTCTCTAAAACTGAAAATATTTCTGTGGAAAATTTAGCCAATGGATTATACTTTCTGAAATTTGAAAAGGGAAATGCAATAAAATTCACTAAAAATTAA